In Lodderomyces elongisporus chromosome 2, complete sequence, the following proteins share a genomic window:
- a CDS encoding uncharacterized protein (MEROPS:MER0043475), with translation MAEERQRTPTAPPSANTANEEEPHIAVLVLDTPIPGLASKHGDFGDCTINLLKGPADPPYQLKKYYLKPLLPPSSTNTVTSTERDDEDEGKCKAEAEAEAKGDGDGDGDDAKTLEKEELAALEPTYTALLSAIHNHRIRGFILTGSASDAFGTYPWLTKFRSFLKNSILRLPWPVVGICFGHQVIAQALGCKVDRSNQGWELGITTIELNDEIYKLSNTPFLELSREEDVEVKQEDGNSHLIEEGTRRERILYQHLNLVEFHRDIVYGGLPSGFINIGSTSKCSIQGMISTNNGGDVYAGNADSNAQKSLMIGGTTGAPIATTIGAVQRNCPILTFQGHPEFTSDFSLDLLQYKYEKLGVLTEKEYEKAKYHTSTLNNQGDLIGKVICKFLFQENQENQ, from the coding sequence ATGGCTGAGGAAAGGCAAAGAACACCAACAGCGCCGCCCTCTGCAAACACGGCAAACGAGGAAGAGCCACATATAGCCGTCTTGGTTCTCGATACTCCAATCCCAGGTTTAGCTTCAAAACATGGCGATTTTGGTGATTGCACAATCAATCTCTTAAAAGGCCCAGCTGACCCACCATACcagttgaaaaaatattacTTGAAGCCTCTCCTTCCACCATCGTCGACCAACACTGTGACAAGCACTGAGcgtgatgatgaagatgaaggtAAATGTAAAGCTGAAGCTGAGGCTGAAGCTAagggtgatggtgatggtgatggtgatgacgCCAAGACAttggagaaagaagaattagCAGCTCTTGAACCCACATACACTGCACTCCTCTCTGCTATACACAACCATCGAATTAGAGGATTCATTCTTACCGGCTCCGCTAGTGATGCGTTTGGAACATATCCTTGGCTCACCAAGTTTCGCTCATTCTTGAAAAACTCTATATTGCGTCTTCCCTGGCCAGTTGTGGGGATCTGCTTTGGCCACCAAGTGATTGCACAAGCATTGGGGTGCAAAGTTGATAGAAGTAATCAAGGCTGGGAATTGGGCATCACCACCATTGAATTGAATGATGAGATCTATAAGCTCAGCAACACTCCATTCTTGGAGTTGAGTCGAGAAGAAGATGTCGAAGTCAAACAAGAGGATGGTAATAGTCATTTGATTGAAGAAGGCACTAGGCGGGAAAGAATCTTATACCAGCACTTGAACTTGGTTGAATTTCATCGGGATATAGTTTATGGTGGGCTTCCCTCTGGGTTTATCAACATTGGGTCGACTTCAAAATGCTCGATCCAAGGAATGATTAGCACAAACAACGGTGGTGACGTTTATGCTGGTAATGCAGATAGCAATGCTCAAAAGTCCCTCATGATTGGTGGTACCACCGGCGCACCTATTGCTACAACTATAGGAGCCGTGCAAAGAAATTGTCCAATTTTGACATTCCAAGGTCATCCAGAGTTTACCTCGGACTTTTCATTGGACTTGCTACAATAcaaatatgaaaaattaGGCGTATTGACCGAGAAAGAATatgaaaaagcaaagtatCACACTTCGACATTAAACAATCAGGGAGACTTAATTGGAAAGGTTATTTGcaagtttcttttccaagAAAATCAGGAAAATCAATAA